CAATTTTACTACATCATTTCTTTTAAGTCAAAAgcctttttattcttttttgagGCCATGTAGTAGTATGATTAAGTGTTACATTAGGAAAATAAGCTTATTAAAGTCAATGTCCAACTTGAACAGAATTTTAGGGGTGATTTTCAAAAGTAAGTGAAGAACATGAAAGAAACTTTATCAGGGTATGCTTAGAAACTAAACATGAGTTggaaatctaaaattttgttttacatattaaatttcattttttgatcttaagaaaaaaggaaaaagacttATGACTAACTACATGCAAGAAAGAGGCACCAATAGAAGACaaacccccccaaaaaaaaacacagataaaacaaataaattaatgTTTTTAGTTCTatcattttcaaacttattcttattattcatgCACGAATTTTGGTGTGTGCTTTTGTTGAAAACTTCTAACTTTAGTTAAACTTTTAGTAaacttttaagaaaaataattgtAACATATGTATCTGTTATACTCATATGGTATTTTACTAACTGTATGGATgacaaagagaaaattaaaaaaaaaaaaaaacatcgtGTAAGCAACcgtttgaccaaaaaaaaaaaaaagcaatcaaCTGCTCAAGGTTGGGTTGCTATGAGTTATATAGGAATTATGGTTGTCCAAAGTCACCAAGAAATATCCGAAAGTAATGAATTTTAGCCCTATCATCTACACGGTTGATATTTTGCGACGTAGTTCTGTGGAGTTCTAAGAAGTAGTTTTTTAGAAAAGTGAGATTTAAATTCAGAAAGTGTATAAAATATAATTGCAGCAATTATTGTCCTACTTACGAGGCTTCAGGCACAAGAAACTAGCATAACATGAAGCCTTGTAAGAAACTAATTAATAAGAATGTTCATCAAGATTAATCAAGACAATTTACAGTGCATATTCGTATGATTAGATCGTACCTAGCAATCAAACAGCtaataaacaagtcaaaattactCAATTTAACACAGCATCTCCCAATAATGGAACCAaaatctttttaaaaaaaatagattttttaGGAGTCTACAATTATTTTTGTCAGTAGCCAATTACCTTTTGCTTCCACTAATCTATAACTTTAAAGTAGATTTTTTTCCGCTTTCTATGATTAGATCGTACCTAGCAATTAAATAGCTAATAAACAACCCAAAATTGCTCAACTTTTTCTTTTAGTGTAGATGGAAGGTTTCAAACTCAAGAGCTGCCCTCGCACGGTTCAACCCATTCCTCTCCATATTCAATTTAACACAGAATCTTCCAATAATGGAACCATAATCTTTTAAAAAGAATAGATTTTGTTTTGGAGTCTAGGTTATTCTAGAATTATTTTTGTCTGCAGCCAATTAACTTTTGCTTTCGCCAATTTATAACTTTAAAGTAGATTTTTCTTTGGGAAAGTAATTTTAGCGAAAATTTCTCTTACCGAAGGCACCTTCCAGTCAAGAATTACGAGGCAAAAAAATACTTAACATATAAATTTCCCTTAGAGCAAAAATACAGTAATGGCAAGTTTCTCACCTTTCTCTCACCTATAGCCTATATAAACTACCCTAGCTAGTCATTGGTATCCACCGCATAAACCCTTGTGGCAGTTCTGTCCAAATCTTGTCGAGGGCAAAATGTTGAGAGAAACCATGGGGAAGTTATGCTCGAAAGGTTTCGACAAGGGCACCAGCCATAGGAAAGCACCACCTCCGGTTTGGTGCCCATTGAGGTGCACTCTAGACGAGCTCTACAATGGAGTGGAAAAGACGATCAAGTTTCCCGGAGGACGCATGAAGCTCCTCCCTGATCCTGGGTATGTATATGTTTTTTGTAATTAACATCTTTCCTTATTCCTACATCtaaattaatatgacaaatttaTCATAAAATTTATTGTGTATCATTGATATGGAATATTGATTTTCTGAAAGAATCAATTTGAAAGCGAATTGATGAGTTATAATATCAGTTAGTTATTTAGCACCCATAATAAAAATTAACGGTTTATCTTTTTTAAGCTTTTtggtgatatatatatatatatatatatgtgtatatatatgtacatttaGATTtactatctctttttttttttttaaaaattttccgaCGTACATATTGAGTTTTAAGATTATTTAGATGGGGAAAGATTGGGTTAAGTAGCGATGAGAAAAGGATTTTAAATAAGAGATCTTGGTTCAAGAATTctcattttcaaataaaaaaatttatttaaatagGAATATTTCTAAGAAGTATTGCTTGTCATTGACAAAGTACgctttctaaaatattttttctcagATATATCATATCAACAAACTGCTATGACAAACGATGTCTAAACATTCTTCCAAATAACctccaacccaaaaataatcTAATGCATTTACATTGAACTTGTAGCGTGATAGCACCGAATGCGGATCCGGAGACACTTGTGGTGGAAATCCCAGCGGGTGCAAAGAACGGCTTGAAAATTGTATATCCGCGCAGGGTCATTCTAGACGACAGAAAGGTCCCCAGGGATGTGATCGTTGACGTGATAGAAGAGCCTCATGCTGAATTCCACAGGCAGGGCAATGATTTGTGGGCTATAAGGAAAATTCCGCTGATGGAATACGTTACCAATGAAGCCCTTACAATCGAAACATTGGATAAGCGTCTTCTAACTGTTCCGAAGATAGAACCTGGGTGTGTTATAGAGATTCCCAACGAAGGCATGCCTTGTTGGCACGGTATCGGGGAGACAGGCTCCATATTTGTCAGCTTTGAAGTTATCTACCCAAAGAATCTGAGTTtgacaagagaagaaaaagatgaactcaaaaagttGCTGGCTAAGGAGGAGAATAATGTGTGATGAATTACATAAGTGGATCAAGTAACAATGCTGTGGGCAGTCTCGTGATTGTGTCATGTGTCTTTCTTTAGTACTAGTAATGGATTGTGACTATTGCATTTGGTTTATTTCCATCGAGTTCTAGTATAGTTTTCAGATTTTTAATTAGCTAGGTATAAGGATGATTTGTTCGTGTTTTAAGTTGTTCTCTATCTTTGCCACATCGGCCACATGCTATATCAAATTCGATTCCATTGTTTTTAGAGTTAATAATACTTTGTCATGATAATACCCTATCACCCTCACGttcaaaaatataaattttgccCCCCAAAATGAAGAGCGTTTGTAGTTTTAACTTTTATCACTTATGtgaatatttttctttctaaatTACCCTCAACATTTCCTAGTTTGTAAATGGTCAACTTTCGAGCCTTTGCATTTTTTAACTATAAATTCATCTCAATATTCTGCTATTAAGTTACTTTATTGCATTAGCATATGTATATTTTAACACTGCTTCAAACGTGAGTGGCCCCGCCTCGACCCCCACTTTTATCTAATATATCATATTGCTAATGTGAATTTTTACGCTgcaatttaaaataaataatgtGGTATTTTATTATGATAAAAGAACATGCTCTTTCTCGACAATGTATGGTATTTGTGGTAAGAAATTGATTTTGTATGTTAaatctatttgatttttttatttgtcacatgttgcatattatttataaaaatgcaATGTCTATTGATTTAGATTTCACATAGTATTCACATAGTATCAAATATGAATATATGAAATTTAAAAGATCAAAGtgatttttattacttttcatACTAGTCAGATTCAACAAGTTGCACTCAAAGTATGCAGACAAGACAAGATGCTCAGACAACTAGCAAAGGATCGAGCCCAAAGGAGAAAAGACCTTGgatcctttatatatatataaagggtAGTGGTCACTTATGGGGGTATCCGTGTGGGTACTAGAGCAGGGTAGGAGTAGTGGGAGAGCCGGGGTATAGGGCAGGggctagaggtggcaatttgtcccTAGTCCCAATGGACTACCATGCCCGTGGAGACTTTGGGTGGGATGAGTATTGtaatttgatattgggtttaaaatgaGACAAATCCCAATTAtacccattaattgatgggaaattttgggaaatacttgggtacccattgaaCCCAAATATCTCaccaaaaaatttaatttattcaaaaattatctcTAACAGTTTTTCTAGTCATACCAGCAAATATAATCTAGCAGTCTTtctagtcattatccacaagaatttccagca
The Coffea arabica cultivar ET-39 chromosome 6c, Coffea Arabica ET-39 HiFi, whole genome shotgun sequence genome window above contains:
- the LOC113693533 gene encoding uncharacterized protein, giving the protein MLRETMGKLCSKGFDKGTSHRKAPPPVWCPLRCTLDELYNGVEKTIKFPGGRMKLLPDPGVIAPNADPETLVVEIPAGAKNGLKIVYPRRVILDDRKVPRDVIVDVIEEPHAEFHRQGNDLWAIRKIPLMEYVTNEALTIETLDKRLLTVPKIEPGCVIEIPNEGMPCWHGIGETGSIFVSFEVIYPKNLSLTREEKDELKKLLAKEENNV